The genomic window CTTCATTAGGCTTTGAACCTGCTTTTAAAGATTATGCAAAACGTATCAGATACACCTTGGTTTTGAATCTGAGCTCGATTATTAATGCAGCCAGAAGAGGCTGGTATTAATTTGGTGAATAAAAAAACAGCTGCAGATTGCAGCTGTTTTTGTTTTTTAGATCTTTATCTTTAATTAGTCTTTCAAAATCTTTTGAGAAACCGCTTCATTATTTACAGTACCTGTAACGATATAATTTCCTTTTGCCAAATCAGCAACATTTAAAGTTCCGTCAGCTTTTACAGATGCTGTCTTCACAACCTGCCCGAACATATTGAAAACTTTTACATCTTTTGCATTAGCTCCGAAAACGATTTCGTTGTTTTTTACAAAAGTATTTTTTACGAAAAGAGATTTTGTTTTTCCGAAATCTGAAACTGCTAATGAACCTGCACTAGGCATTAATGAAAAATCATCTACTGCATACATCCCGTCACTTCCCGTTTCGTTAGCATCTACCCATTTAATAAATAAACTGCCTCCATTAGCAATATTTAATCCTGAAATAATATTAGATTTCGCAGCTTTATTAGCAGTTAAATTACCATCTACAGCAATATTTGCATTATTTGAAGTTAAAATCTCAACCAAATCTAAATTTGTAACCGGAATCCATGTACCATTATCTAAAGCTGTAGCATCAGTACTATAAAAGAAAGTTACTGTTTCAACAACTGCGTTACTTCCTGTTCTCCATTGTTCGTGATTAAATGAAATGTTTACACTTGTAATAGCTGCACCCGTATTATTTACAAATTGAGCACCAAAAGCAGGAACTGTAGAACCTGATGCAATAGTTCCTAAAGCTCTATCTGCCGCATTTGCAGTTCCAACATTGAAAACAGCTCCCGTATTCGACGTTCCATCATTAACTACCGGAGTAAGAGCCTGTCCTACAGTACCCGAACCGGAAGCTCTAATCGCATTCCAACCCGTTGGTAATACAGTTGTAGCAGCCATCCCATCAAAATTTTGCGTATATGCAACACTTGTTGATGTAAGACTAACTTGTGCAAAAACTAAAGAGGACATTAGTATGACAGCTAAAGAATAAATTTTTCTCATAATTTAAATTTTTAATAATTTATATAGCAAAATTACATCATTTTTTTAATCAAAAACAATAATTAGATTAATTTTCTGTTAATACTGATAAAACCCCGAGTGTAAGTATTTTTTTAGTTATTTTTACCAATTATTTTTAAAAATTGCGGAATTATCTTTTAATATTCGTATTGTTTTTTATGGGCTTATCCTGGGGTAACGCACAAATTTTTTCGTGGAAAAATCCCAACCTTCCCAAAGACACCTTAAAAAGAGACAGTATTTTTTCCACAAAGAAAGACAGTATTTTTTCCGCAAAGAAAGACAGCATCATTGCCGCTAAGCTTGAACAGGACATTTTTGCAAAAGATACCTTAGATTTTGTAAAAACAAGCAACAGAATTATTGTGGATGAAGCAGTTTTAGCCAAAAATGATAAAAAAAGATTTTTAGGCGAACTTAACTCCAAAGGTTCTATTATTCGAGGAATTACTTTCGGTAACAATCAAGGACAGTCTGTACAAAGTTCTATGGATCTTCAGATCTCCGGAAGACTTTCGAAAGATGTTACGATTTTGGCCAGTATTTCAGATCACAATCTGCCTATTCAAGCAGACGGATATACTCAAACCCTGGAAGAGTTTGATAAAATCTATATGCAGCTTAATATAAAGGACAAGTCTATCCTTAGAGCCGGGCATTTGGATCTGGCAGAAACAAAAAATTACTTTGCAAAATACCAGAGGAGAAGTATGGGACTTCAATTCCAGACGGAAATGGGCAAGGAAAATAAAACTTTCGTAGATGTTTCTATGGGAGTGGCACGAAGTGAATTTCACAGAGTCCGTTTTCAAGGGGTGGAAGGAAACCAGGGGCCTTATCGTCTTACAGGTAAGAACGGAGAGCAGTTCATTACCTTGATTTCAGGTTCTGAACAGGTTTTTATTGACGGGATTTTAATGAAAAGAGGGGAAAACCAGGATTACATCATCAATTACAACACCGGGGAAGTTACTTTCACCAGTTTCCGCCCTATTTTCCAGCAAAATTTCATCACCATCTCTTATAACTATACCAACAGGAATTATTCAAGATATTTATTTACAGGAAAAGTAGAACATGCAAGGGAAAAGCTTAAGCTAGGACTTAACTGGTTTATGGAAAATGATAATAAAAATGCACCTCTTGCTTTGAACCTCTCCAAAGAAGATGAACAAATTTTGGCAGATGCCGGAAATAATCCGAATCTGATGTATGCCCCATCCGGAGTTGTGACCGAATATGATGTAAATAAAATTCTATACCGGGTAAATCCTGTAGGAAATTATTATGAATTTTCAACGGATCCCAACGAAACCCTTTATCAGGTATCTTTCACTTATTTTGGAGCCAATCTGGGGGATTATAAATTGACACAGACAACCAACAACGGGCGTGTTTTTGAATATGTTGGGACCAATCTTGGAGATTATAAAGCCGTAAGGAAACTGCCTTCGCCTGAAAAATCTCAGGTCTACTCTTTAAATTCTGAATACTTACTGAAAGATGGTAAAATAGGTGCAGATTTTTCTTTAAGCAATTACGATATCAATTTATTTTCTTCAAAAGATTCAAGATTGAATACAGGATATGCGTGGCGCGTATTTGGAAACAAAATTTTTAAGAAAAACAATTGGAGTGGTACTCCTACTTTCGAATATCAATATATTGATAAACAGTTCCATATTTTAGACCGAATCAATGATGTGGAATTCTCCAGAGATTTCAACTTGGCTCAGGAATTCAGCGGAAGAACTCAGAACAGATTTATTTTCAGCTTTTTAAATAAATGGAATAACAAATCTACTTTGAACTATCGTATCAATTATCTGGATGAACAGGATTCTTACAAAGGGATTAAAAATGATCTGGATTTCGGATGGATCAAGGGTAAATTTTTAACGAAAGGAAATTTATCCTATCTGAACACCAACGCCACTCTTCAAAACACTAAATTCATAAGAGGAGGCGCTTCTACGGAATTCACCGGACAAAAAGGAAGTTGGGCAGTCGGTGGAAGTATGGAGCATAACGAAAAGAAATATAACGAAACTCAACTGATGGATGTCACCAGTTTCAGCTGGAAGGAAATATTTGTTCAAAAGAAAATCGGAGACAGCACCAGAACCAAACTATTGGCAAAAGTCTACATGCGTGACAATGACTCTGTACGTGACAATCGTCTTCAAAGCATGAATAATATTTTGGGATTCATGGCGGAAAGCCAGATTATTAAAACCGAAAAAACAACATTAAACGCCTTACTTCACTATAGAAAATTTTTCTATCAGAATCAGGATGCTGATATGACTAGAAACAATGATTTTGTGGTCGGAAATATTCTTTACAATCAACAACTTTTCAGAAACGGAATGCGCCTGCAGGCTTTTTATGAATTAGGAAACGGACAGGAAGCTCAAAGAGAATTTCAATATTTAAAGGTTACCGACGGACAAGGAATTTACAAATGGACCGATTATAATGGTGATGGTGTTCAACAGCTTGATGAGTTTGAGATTGCAGAATATTCGGATTTGGCTCAATATATCAGAGTATACACCAATTCCGTACGCTATCTTCCGTCCAATAAAAACAAGTTGCAGTTAGCATTATTTGTCAACCCCTCGATTGTTTTTAACTCCGAAAATAAATTTTTAAAACGTTGGAATTTTAATATTTCCCTGAATTCACAGAACTCATTTTACAAAAAAGATAAAGTACTGGTCATCAATCCGTTTGAAAAGAATGCAGATCAGATTCTTAAAAACCAGAACATCTTAACTTCCGTACAGTTCAATCCTACCGAAAAGTCCGGATGGAATGGTAATTATCGTTTTATATCGAACGACAACCTCATCAATGCCAATTTCAGTAATGAGGAAAGGGAGCAAACCTCGCATTTCTTAAATATCGGATATTGGTTTAATAAAGAGTTCAGGATAGACTGGGAAAATTCTGTTCATGACCTCAAAAACTCTTCTCAGCTGTTTGCAACAAGAGATTACCGTTTGAATAATTTCGAGACAAAGCCTAAAGCTACCTATAAATTTACCGATGCCATACAAGCAGAACTTTCTTCAGCGTATAGAGAAAAGCAGAGAATAGATGGCGAAGAGCTCCTGAAAGCGTTCGACATTACCGGAACCATACAATGGGAGCGTAAAAAAACATCCATAAGAGGTAATTTTTCATTCATCAATAATGATTTTACAGGAAACAATTTCAGCATTGTAGGAAACCAAATGCTTGACGGTTTAAAGCCGGGTAAAAACCAGGTCTGGAGTGTATTCATTCAACAGGCTATCAACTCGTTCCTTCAACTTAACCTAAACTACGAAGGAAGAAATTCCGGAGACAGAACCATTCATATCGGAAGTATGCAGGTGAAAGCGTCTTTTTAATGTTAAGGCGACAAATTGTTAAGGTGTTAAATCGTTAAGATGTTATGGTGATGAATTACTATAATATGGAGTAGAGAAAATGATATTTCTTTTAATAATTTTAATCTTCACAATAAGAAACAGCAGCTTAACGATTAAAACAATTTAACATCTTAACAAACACCTTCACAAAAACATGTACACCTACTCATTTGAAAAATTGGAAGTTTGGCAGAATGCAAGAGGTTTAGTAAAAGACATTTACAAAATTACAAGAACATTCCCTGCTGAAGAAAGGTTTGGGATCACCAATCAGATCAGGAGGGCAACAACAAGCATTACCGCAAATATTGCTGAAGGAATGTATAGAAATACCACAAAAGAGAAATTAAGGTTTATCAATATTTCTTACAGTACAAGTATCGAAGTGATTAATTTTTTAATTCTCTCTTTTGATTTAGAATTTATTCCTGAAGAAAAATATATAGAGCTGAGAGAAAAAGCTGAAAAAATCACCAATCAACTTAATGGATTGTATCATTCGCTTAATACATAATTGTTGAATCTTTAAATTAAAACTTCGCAACGTTTTAACATATTAAAAGACAGGATTAAAAAATGACATAATAATTCTGACTTCACGACTCAACGACTCAACAACTTAACAGCTCAACGACTTAACAACAAATTCCTTATCTTTGCACCATGATAAAAATAGGCAACATAGAACTGCCGGAATTTCCGCTTTTATTAGCACCGATGGAAGATGTAAGTGATCCTCCGTTCAGAAGATTGTGCAAAATGCACGGTGCAGATTTGATGTATTCGGAGTTTATCTCTTCTGAAGGGTTAATTCGTGACGCAATTAAGAGCAGAAAAAAACTGGATATTTTTGATTACGAAAGACCTGTCGGAATCCAGATTTTTGGTGGAGATGAAGAAGCAATGGCCATGTCCGCGAGAATTGTGGAAACAGTAAACCCGGATTTGGTTGACATCAATTTCGGATGCCCTGTAAAAAAAGTGGTCTGCAAAGGAGCAGGAGCAGGAGTTTTGAAAGATATCGATCTTATGGTTCGTTTGACCAAAGCTGTCGTAAGCTCTACTCATCTTCCCGTAACGGTAAAAACCCGTTTAGGTTGGGACAGTACTTCCATTAATATTGATGAAGTTGCAGAACGTCTCCAGGAAACAGG from Chryseobacterium camelliae includes these protein-coding regions:
- a CDS encoding four helix bundle protein, coding for MYTYSFEKLEVWQNARGLVKDIYKITRTFPAEERFGITNQIRRATTSITANIAEGMYRNTTKEKLRFINISYSTSIEVINFLILSFDLEFIPEEKYIELREKAEKITNQLNGLYHSLNT
- a CDS encoding T9SS type A sorting domain-containing protein; amino-acid sequence: MRKIYSLAVILMSSLVFAQVSLTSTSVAYTQNFDGMAATTVLPTGWNAIRASGSGTVGQALTPVVNDGTSNTGAVFNVGTANAADRALGTIASGSTVPAFGAQFVNNTGAAITSVNISFNHEQWRTGSNAVVETVTFFYSTDATALDNGTWIPVTNLDLVEILTSNNANIAVDGNLTANKAAKSNIISGLNIANGGSLFIKWVDANETGSDGMYAVDDFSLMPSAGSLAVSDFGKTKSLFVKNTFVKNNEIVFGANAKDVKVFNMFGQVVKTASVKADGTLNVADLAKGNYIVTGTVNNEAVSQKILKD